In one Ornithinimicrobium pratense genomic region, the following are encoded:
- a CDS encoding leucyl aminopeptidase, whose protein sequence is MSLPTTVTFTNSAPAGVDADALVLAARKKDGQVVLVDSNGLGDEARSSVEAALAAVGAEAGSEEVTKLTGVDGVAASLVLVVGLPGSGPAPRTEQLRRAAGVAARALAGREKAVFALGQTDRTEALAVAEGVALGAYTFADHHGVGKAESAKAGLAQAMVTGLAQDEQADAELAAVTQAVALARDLVNTPPNVLYPETFADLVVERAAGTPVEVEVWDPERLEEERCGGVLGVGQGSGRGPRMVTLRYTPQGASRHLALVGKGITFDSGGLCIKPGAAMVTMKMDMGGAAACAAATLAIAELGLPVQVTAYLCLAENMTGDLAQRPGDVVTMRDGRTVEIINTDAEGRLVMADGLALASEQQPDAIVDVATLTGACIIALGERTIGVMGNDDELRDSLVRLGTETGDTAWALPMPEEIRPTLDTPVADLKHTGERSAGAMVAATFLQEFVGKRGEGEDAEQIPWAHLDIAGPAFNEKAPWGYRAKGGTGAGVRSLIALAQSYQSPTA, encoded by the coding sequence ATGAGCCTGCCCACCACCGTGACCTTCACCAACTCCGCGCCCGCCGGGGTCGACGCCGACGCTCTGGTGCTCGCCGCCCGCAAGAAAGACGGCCAGGTAGTCCTGGTCGACAGCAACGGTCTCGGGGATGAGGCCCGGTCCTCGGTCGAGGCGGCCTTGGCCGCGGTCGGTGCCGAGGCCGGCTCCGAGGAGGTCACCAAGCTGACGGGTGTCGACGGTGTCGCGGCAAGCCTGGTGCTGGTCGTGGGACTGCCCGGCTCGGGCCCGGCCCCACGCACGGAGCAGTTGCGGCGAGCGGCCGGGGTGGCCGCGCGGGCGCTGGCCGGGCGGGAGAAGGCCGTCTTCGCCCTCGGCCAGACCGACCGCACCGAGGCCCTGGCCGTCGCCGAGGGCGTCGCCCTGGGCGCCTACACCTTCGCCGACCACCACGGCGTGGGCAAGGCCGAGTCCGCCAAGGCGGGCCTGGCGCAGGCGATGGTGACCGGGCTGGCGCAGGACGAGCAGGCTGACGCCGAGCTCGCTGCCGTCACCCAGGCCGTCGCCCTGGCGCGGGACCTGGTCAACACCCCGCCCAACGTGCTCTACCCCGAGACCTTTGCCGACCTGGTGGTCGAGCGGGCCGCCGGCACCCCCGTCGAGGTCGAGGTCTGGGACCCCGAGCGCCTGGAGGAGGAGCGCTGCGGCGGCGTCCTTGGCGTCGGCCAGGGCTCGGGCCGTGGCCCGCGCATGGTGACGCTGCGCTACACCCCCCAGGGCGCCAGCCGCCACCTCGCGCTGGTCGGCAAGGGGATCACCTTCGACTCCGGCGGTCTGTGCATCAAGCCGGGCGCCGCGATGGTCACCATGAAGATGGACATGGGTGGGGCCGCCGCCTGCGCGGCCGCCACGCTGGCGATCGCCGAGCTGGGCCTGCCTGTCCAGGTCACCGCCTACCTGTGTCTGGCCGAGAACATGACCGGCGACCTGGCCCAGCGCCCCGGTGACGTGGTCACCATGCGCGACGGCCGGACCGTGGAGATCATCAACACCGACGCCGAGGGCCGCCTGGTCATGGCGGACGGCCTGGCCTTGGCTAGCGAGCAGCAGCCGGACGCCATCGTCGACGTCGCCACCCTCACGGGTGCCTGCATCATCGCCCTGGGCGAGCGGACCATCGGCGTCATGGGCAACGACGACGAGCTGCGCGACTCCCTCGTCCGGCTCGGCACCGAGACCGGTGACACCGCCTGGGCGCTGCCGATGCCCGAGGAGATCAGGCCCACGCTTGACACCCCGGTCGCCGACCTCAAGCACACCGGCGAGCGGTCGGCCGGCGCGATGGTCGCCGCGACCTTCCTGCAGGAGTTCGTCGGCAAGCGGGGCGAGGGCGAGGACGCCGAGCAGATCCCGTGGGCCCACCTGGACATCGCCGGCCCGGCCTTCAATGAGAAGGCCCCGTGGGGCTACCGCGCCAAGGGCGGCACCGGCGCCGGCGTCCGCTCCCTCATCGCCTTGGCGCAGTCCTACCAGTCCCCCACCGCCTGA
- the gcvT gene encoding glycine cleavage system aminomethyltransferase GcvT: protein MSAATTKTSPLHDKHTALGAKMADFSGWSMPIEYAATGGVAEHHAVRERVGLFDVSHLGKALVSGPGAKDFLNRCFTNDLDKIEPGRAQYTLACDENGGVVDDLIAYLRSEEEVFLIPNAANNAEVVARLQEAAPEGISVQNVHEDHAVLALQGPKVDEVLEALGLPAGHGYMSFVDTHWQGHPVTVCRTGYTGERGYEVVCRTEDASAVWDALMEAMEPVGGVPAGLASRDTLRTEMGYALHGNELSREITPVMARTSWAVGWKKEQFWGKEALQAQREAKESRLSGGLLVTGRGIPRPGCTVLDAEGAQIGAVTSGTFSPTLKQGIALALLDRGVEAGTPVVIDVRGRKVEAEVKKPPFVEGGAAS, encoded by the coding sequence ATGAGTGCTGCCACGACGAAGACGTCTCCGCTCCACGACAAGCACACCGCGCTGGGGGCCAAGATGGCTGACTTCAGCGGCTGGTCGATGCCGATCGAGTACGCCGCCACCGGTGGCGTCGCCGAGCACCACGCCGTCCGGGAGCGCGTCGGCCTGTTCGACGTCTCCCACCTGGGCAAGGCCCTGGTCAGTGGCCCCGGCGCCAAGGACTTCCTCAACCGGTGCTTCACGAACGACCTCGACAAGATCGAGCCCGGACGCGCCCAGTACACGCTGGCCTGCGACGAGAACGGCGGCGTCGTCGACGACCTCATCGCCTACCTGCGCAGCGAGGAGGAGGTCTTCCTCATCCCCAACGCCGCCAACAACGCCGAGGTGGTCGCCCGCCTGCAGGAGGCGGCGCCGGAGGGGATCAGCGTGCAGAACGTCCACGAGGACCACGCCGTCCTGGCCTTGCAGGGGCCCAAGGTCGACGAGGTGCTCGAGGCGCTCGGGCTGCCGGCGGGGCACGGCTACATGAGCTTCGTGGACACGCACTGGCAGGGCCACCCGGTGACCGTCTGCCGCACCGGCTACACGGGCGAGCGGGGGTATGAGGTGGTCTGCCGCACCGAGGACGCCTCGGCCGTGTGGGACGCCCTGATGGAGGCGATGGAGCCCGTCGGTGGGGTCCCCGCCGGCCTGGCCAGCCGAGACACCCTACGCACCGAGATGGGCTACGCCCTGCACGGCAACGAGCTGTCCCGCGAGATCACCCCGGTCATGGCCCGCACGAGCTGGGCCGTGGGCTGGAAGAAGGAGCAGTTCTGGGGCAAGGAGGCGCTCCAGGCCCAGCGTGAGGCCAAGGAGAGCCGGCTCTCCGGCGGCCTGCTGGTGACCGGGCGCGGCATACCCCGTCCCGGGTGCACGGTCCTGGACGCCGAGGGCGCGCAGATCGGTGCGGTCACCTCCGGCACCTTCAGCCCCACCCTCAAGCAGGGCATCGCCCTGGCGCTGCTCGACCGCGGCGTGGAGGCGGGCACGCCGGTCGTGATCGACGTGCGCGGGCGCAAGGTCGAGGCCGAGGTGAAGAAGCCACCGTTCGTCGAGGGCGGCGCCGCGAGCTGA
- a CDS encoding DUF3043 domain-containing protein has protein sequence MLFGKKTATSEASDTAAAEYAAQAQVTPVDSSGPQGKGRPTPRRREAEAANRRPLVVDHKAMNAEQKAKVRAERAKARESMLRGEERYLPPRDRGPQRRFLRDAVDSRWNIGEVLLPVMLFLLVMTFLPMEWARMSAFLAVYGLILFGIVDCWLLWKRTKKSFVREFGEEPGRGSAWYLVMRSFQMRGSRVPRAAVERGSELHRR, from the coding sequence GTGCTTTTCGGGAAGAAGACTGCCACGTCAGAGGCCAGCGACACGGCCGCGGCGGAGTATGCCGCGCAGGCCCAGGTGACGCCGGTGGACTCCTCGGGTCCCCAGGGCAAGGGGCGGCCGACCCCGAGGCGTAGGGAGGCCGAGGCGGCCAACCGGCGACCTCTGGTCGTGGACCACAAGGCGATGAACGCTGAGCAGAAGGCCAAGGTGCGGGCAGAGCGCGCCAAGGCCCGCGAGTCGATGCTGCGCGGTGAGGAGCGCTACCTGCCGCCGCGGGACCGTGGCCCGCAGCGGCGCTTCCTGCGCGATGCCGTCGACAGCCGCTGGAATATCGGCGAGGTGCTGTTGCCGGTCATGCTGTTCCTGCTGGTGATGACCTTCCTGCCCATGGAGTGGGCACGGATGAGCGCCTTCCTGGCGGTCTACGGCCTCATCCTCTTCGGGATCGTGGACTGCTGGCTGCTGTGGAAGCGCACGAAGAAGAGCTTCGTGCGGGAGTTCGGTGAGGAGCCCGGCCGCGGCTCGGCCTGGTACCTGGTCATGCGCTCGTTCCAGATGCGCGGCAGCCGCGTGCCCCGTGCAGCGGTGGAACGCGGCTCCGAGCTGCACCGCCGCTAG
- a CDS encoding dipeptidase, which translates to MTEDTASTTPAVDPRTADPRTAKLTARVHEIMPGIRSDLEALTRIPSVSLDSFDQRHVEDSALATADLLRAEGLEVEIVREGGRPAVIGHLPGPEGAPTVLLYAHHDVQPPGDDADWDTPVFEPTQVGERLYARGVADDKAGVMAHVAALRAHGGRPPVGVSVFIEGEEEVGSASLPTILDKHGDRLAADAIVLADSHNWKVGVPALTTTLRGMVRVVVEVRALDHGVHSGMYGGAVPDGLTALARLLATLHDQAGDVAVPGLMTSHAADLDYTEDDLRADSGLAEGVSPIGTGSILSRMWTKPAMTVIGIDAPSVEKAANLLTPVGRAKLSMRIHPAESPETAYLALKAHLEDNAPWSCQVSVTLDDEGSGFAADAQGPVYDVARSAFRDAWAGVEAVDIGVGGSIPFVAAFAERFPDAAILVTGVEDPDTRAHAANESLHLGEFERVCLAEALLLDRLGTVGKD; encoded by the coding sequence GTGACCGAGGACACCGCCAGCACCACGCCCGCCGTCGACCCCCGCACCGCCGACCCCCGCACCGCCAAGCTCACCGCCCGCGTGCACGAGATCATGCCCGGGATCCGTTCCGACCTGGAGGCACTGACCCGCATCCCGTCGGTGTCCCTGGACTCCTTCGACCAGCGGCACGTCGAGGACAGCGCCCTGGCCACCGCCGACCTGCTGCGCGCCGAAGGCCTGGAGGTCGAGATCGTCCGCGAGGGCGGGCGGCCGGCGGTCATCGGGCACCTGCCTGGGCCCGAGGGTGCGCCGACCGTACTGCTCTACGCCCATCACGACGTCCAGCCGCCCGGCGACGACGCCGACTGGGACACGCCCGTCTTCGAGCCGACCCAGGTGGGGGAGCGGCTCTATGCCCGCGGCGTGGCCGACGACAAGGCCGGGGTGATGGCGCACGTCGCCGCCCTGCGCGCCCACGGCGGACGGCCGCCCGTGGGGGTCAGCGTCTTCATCGAGGGCGAGGAGGAGGTCGGGTCCGCCTCGCTGCCGACGATCCTGGACAAGCACGGCGACCGGTTGGCCGCCGACGCGATCGTCCTGGCCGACTCACACAACTGGAAGGTCGGGGTCCCGGCCCTGACCACCACCCTGCGCGGGATGGTCCGCGTCGTGGTCGAGGTCCGCGCGCTCGACCACGGTGTGCACAGCGGGATGTACGGCGGCGCCGTCCCCGACGGCCTGACCGCGCTCGCCCGGCTGCTGGCGACCCTGCACGACCAGGCCGGCGACGTGGCCGTCCCCGGGCTGATGACCTCGCACGCCGCCGACCTGGACTACACCGAGGACGACCTGCGGGCCGACTCCGGGCTGGCTGAGGGCGTCAGCCCGATCGGCACCGGCTCGATCCTGTCCCGGATGTGGACCAAGCCGGCGATGACCGTGATCGGCATCGATGCGCCCTCGGTCGAGAAGGCCGCGAACCTGCTCACGCCGGTCGGTCGGGCCAAGCTCTCGATGCGGATCCACCCGGCCGAGTCGCCGGAGACGGCATACCTGGCCCTCAAGGCGCACCTGGAGGACAACGCACCCTGGAGCTGCCAGGTGAGCGTCACCCTCGACGACGAGGGCTCCGGGTTCGCCGCCGACGCGCAGGGCCCGGTGTATGACGTGGCCCGGTCCGCCTTCCGCGACGCCTGGGCCGGGGTCGAGGCGGTCGACATCGGGGTGGGTGGGTCGATCCCGTTCGTTGCCGCCTTCGCCGAGCGGTTCCCGGACGCGGCGATCCTGGTCACCGGGGTGGAGGACCCGGACACCCGCGCGCACGCCGCCAACGAGAGCCTGCACCTGGGCGAGTTCGAGCGGGTCTGCCTGGCCGAGGCTCTCCTGCTGGACCGCCTCGGGACCGTGGGCAAGGATTGA
- a CDS encoding glutathione S-transferase family protein, which yields MVDDNGNDSAQNEGAQDADAPSTPGSYVSGEGGYERKARYIETRITRNGDGHGDFLVEPGRYRLAVSRACPWAHRAILTRQLLGLEDVLSMAVAGPVHDEDSWTFDLDPGGVDPVLGIPRLKDAYDARPDGFPESGVTVPAMVDTTTGQVVTNDFHQIVKDLVTEWTEHQRPGAPDLWPEDLREEIEEVSDLVYHDVNNGVYKCGFAGAQEAYDQAYDALWARMDWLEERLSRQRYLVGDRLTLADVRLWPTLVRFDAAYHGHFKCNRSKLTEMPALWGYARDLWQTHDFGATVNFEHVKAHYYATHLDINPTGVVPKGPDTSVWQLPHGRDGLR from the coding sequence ATGGTCGATGACAACGGTAACGACAGCGCACAGAACGAGGGCGCGCAGGACGCGGACGCGCCGAGCACCCCGGGCAGCTACGTCAGCGGCGAGGGCGGCTACGAGCGCAAGGCCCGCTACATCGAGACGCGGATCACCCGAAACGGAGACGGCCATGGCGATTTTCTTGTCGAGCCGGGCCGCTACCGGCTCGCCGTCTCCCGCGCCTGCCCGTGGGCGCACCGGGCGATCCTGACCCGGCAGCTGCTGGGCCTGGAGGACGTGCTCTCGATGGCCGTCGCCGGCCCGGTGCACGACGAGGACAGCTGGACCTTCGACCTTGACCCCGGCGGTGTGGATCCCGTGCTGGGCATCCCCAGGCTCAAGGACGCCTACGACGCCCGGCCCGACGGCTTCCCGGAGTCCGGCGTGACGGTGCCGGCCATGGTGGACACGACCACCGGGCAGGTCGTCACCAACGACTTCCACCAGATCGTCAAGGACCTGGTCACCGAGTGGACCGAGCACCAGCGTCCGGGCGCGCCCGACCTGTGGCCCGAGGACCTGCGCGAGGAGATCGAGGAGGTCTCCGACCTCGTCTACCACGACGTGAACAACGGGGTCTACAAGTGCGGCTTCGCCGGCGCCCAGGAGGCGTACGACCAGGCCTACGACGCGCTGTGGGCGCGGATGGACTGGCTGGAGGAGCGGCTGTCTCGGCAGCGCTACCTGGTCGGCGACCGGTTGACGCTGGCCGACGTGCGGCTCTGGCCGACCCTGGTCCGCTTCGACGCGGCCTACCACGGCCACTTCAAGTGCAATCGCTCCAAGCTGACCGAGATGCCTGCCCTGTGGGGCTACGCGCGCGACCTGTGGCAGACCCACGACTTCGGCGCCACGGTCAACTTTGAGCACGTCAAGGCGCACTACTACGCCACCCACCTGGACATCAACCCCACCGGGGTCGTGCCCAAGGGCCCGGACACCTCCGTCTGGCAGCTGCCGCACGGGCGGGACGGGCTGCGCTAG
- the trpS gene encoding tryptophan--tRNA ligase produces the protein MTDTAPLDDSAGDVLADSTSAASLQRSVARSAQIEEELRTDPGQFRMLTGDRPTGHLHLGHYFGSLRNRVALQDLGVDTFVLIADYQVITDRDGVDSIQERVLSLVADYLATGIDPGRTTIFAHSQIPSLNQLMLPFLSLVTDSELRRNPTVKAEQDATGGRPMSGLMLTYPVHQAADILFCKANVVPVGKDQLPHLEQTRVIARRFDERYGRAGDKSVPVFPTPDALLSEVPHLLGTDGAKMSKSRGNTIELRMSADDTARVVKKAVTDSERRITFDPAGRPEVSNLVQLAALTTGRDPHSIAEEIGDGGSGTLKKLLTEAVNEYFAPLRARRAELAADPAQLSRILAEGNARAGEVAEATLAEVRQAMQMVYG, from the coding sequence GTGACTGACACCGCTCCGCTCGACGACTCCGCCGGCGACGTCCTCGCCGACTCGACCTCCGCCGCCTCGCTGCAGCGCAGCGTGGCGCGCAGCGCGCAGATCGAGGAGGAGCTGCGCACCGACCCCGGGCAGTTCCGGATGCTGACCGGTGACCGGCCGACCGGCCACCTGCACCTGGGCCACTACTTCGGCAGCCTGCGCAACCGGGTCGCGCTGCAGGACCTGGGCGTGGACACCTTCGTGCTCATCGCCGACTACCAGGTGATCACCGACCGGGACGGCGTCGACTCCATCCAGGAGCGGGTGCTTTCCCTGGTCGCCGACTATCTGGCGACCGGCATCGACCCTGGGCGCACCACGATCTTCGCGCACTCCCAGATCCCGTCGCTGAACCAGCTGATGCTGCCGTTCCTGTCCCTGGTCACCGACAGCGAGCTGCGCCGCAACCCGACGGTCAAGGCCGAGCAGGACGCCACGGGCGGGCGGCCGATGAGCGGGCTGATGCTGACCTACCCGGTGCACCAGGCGGCCGACATCCTCTTCTGCAAGGCGAACGTCGTGCCCGTGGGCAAGGACCAGCTGCCGCACCTGGAGCAGACCCGGGTCATCGCCCGCCGCTTCGACGAGCGCTACGGCCGGGCCGGCGACAAGAGCGTGCCGGTCTTCCCCACCCCCGACGCGCTGCTGTCGGAGGTCCCCCACCTGCTCGGCACCGACGGGGCGAAGATGAGCAAGTCCCGGGGCAACACCATCGAGCTGCGGATGAGCGCCGACGACACGGCCAGGGTGGTCAAGAAGGCGGTCACCGACTCCGAGCGGCGCATCACCTTCGACCCGGCGGGCCGGCCGGAGGTGTCCAACCTCGTCCAGCTCGCCGCCCTGACCACCGGCCGCGACCCGCACTCCATCGCCGAGGAGATCGGTGACGGTGGCTCCGGCACCTTGAAGAAACTACTGACGGAGGCGGTGAACGAGTACTTCGCCCCGCTGCGTGCCCGGCGTGCCGAGCTCGCGGCCGACCCGGCGCAGCTGTCCCGCATCCTGGCCGAGGGCAACGCGCGCGCAGGCGAAGTCGCTGAGGCCACGCTGGCCGAGGTGCGCCAGGCCATGCAGATGGTCTACGGCTGA
- a CDS encoding glycerate kinase → MSASATPGPSGPRVVVVVDRAGERLTAAAAAGVAQGWTRTAPHTLVEAHDCHDGGAGLTAVIADRLGATLHPVVVPGPAGAQVPAAVAVVSATDGDGADIGAGGTAYLDTAQVAGRHLVPRERLTDPEGLSSAGVARLLRHARDLGVDRIVVGVGPLAAHDGGVGLLQELGAGADLAALPAVRDEWDCTRLVLVTTTEAPLLGFQGASASLGEHGVLPEVTQRLEARMGDLTDRVNAVLPPPRDLLTGLPHRPEREPGSGAGGGVGYALQLIGARTDDGARFLLDELGIRTRLPGSLLVLVTDRYDYTTVHDGVVAQTARAALGFATPTVVLAREVAVGRREGMSLGVSGAYELREGEDLAGLAARVARTWTPVR, encoded by the coding sequence GTGAGCGCGAGCGCGACCCCAGGCCCGTCGGGCCCCCGCGTAGTGGTTGTCGTCGACCGCGCCGGGGAGCGGCTGACGGCCGCCGCCGCCGCAGGCGTGGCCCAGGGCTGGACCCGCACCGCACCGCACACGTTGGTTGAGGCACACGACTGCCACGACGGTGGCGCCGGCCTGACGGCGGTCATCGCAGACCGGCTCGGTGCCACCCTGCACCCGGTGGTGGTGCCCGGGCCGGCCGGTGCGCAGGTGCCGGCCGCGGTGGCCGTCGTCTCGGCGACCGACGGCGACGGCGCTGACATCGGAGCCGGCGGCACGGCATACCTCGACACCGCGCAGGTGGCCGGCCGCCACCTGGTGCCGCGGGAACGCCTGACCGACCCCGAGGGGCTGTCCAGCGCGGGTGTGGCCCGCCTGCTGCGGCATGCCCGCGACCTAGGCGTGGACCGGATCGTCGTGGGCGTGGGGCCGCTGGCCGCCCATGACGGGGGCGTCGGTCTGCTCCAGGAGCTCGGCGCCGGGGCGGACCTGGCAGCTCTCCCCGCGGTCCGGGACGAGTGGGACTGCACCCGGCTGGTGCTGGTGACGACCACCGAGGCGCCGCTGCTGGGCTTTCAGGGAGCCAGCGCTAGCCTCGGGGAGCACGGCGTCCTCCCCGAGGTCACCCAGCGCCTGGAGGCCCGGATGGGGGATCTTACCGACCGGGTCAACGCCGTCCTGCCGCCCCCGCGCGACCTGCTCACCGGACTACCGCACCGCCCGGAGCGAGAGCCCGGCTCGGGGGCCGGGGGAGGGGTCGGGTACGCCCTGCAGCTGATCGGGGCGCGCACCGACGACGGCGCCCGCTTCCTGCTGGACGAGCTCGGTATCCGCACGCGGCTGCCGGGGTCCCTGCTGGTCCTGGTCACCGACCGGTACGACTACACCACCGTCCACGACGGCGTGGTCGCCCAGACCGCCCGGGCCGCGCTGGGGTTCGCCACTCCCACGGTGGTGCTGGCCCGGGAGGTGGCCGTCGGACGCCGCGAGGGCATGAGCCTGGGCGTCAGTGGTGCCTACGAACTGCGTGAGGGTGAGGACCTGGCCGGTCTGGCCGCCCGGGTGGCCCGAACCTGGACACCAGTCAGGTGA